A genomic stretch from Penicillium digitatum chromosome 4, complete sequence includes:
- a CDS encoding NADH dehydrogenase ubiquinone Fe-S protein 4, mitochondrial, producing the protein MSLFRIGGSASLRVSRLSAPINARFVSINAPKGAPSVKTTTADAPTTPSKGSSLITKETPSEAMTRHQPDYEATIDHGTSQFSPVPKRVMDGSEPGNTLPAAVLSGAPTDLQARNVRIYRPTKAATQSGTWHQHHWRMDWDILQRGHRWENSLMGWQSSADGMQGTNLKFKTKEDAIAFAQKQGYEYFVQEPNERRFVPKSYANNFVHEPKKIRHIKTK; encoded by the exons ATGTCACTGTTCAGAATTGGGGGTTCTGCTAGCCTTCGGGTCAGCCGACTTTCTGCGCCTATCAATGCCCGTTTCGTCTCCATCAATGCCCCGAAGGGCGCTCCTTCCGTGAAGACGACCACCGCGGATGCTCCCACTACGCCTTCGAAGGGCAGCTCCTTGATCACCAAGGAGACTCCCTCCGAGGCTATGACCCGTCACCAGCCAGATTATGAGGCCACCATTGACCACGGCACCTC GCAATTTTCCCCGGTGCCCAAGCGCGTCATGGATGGTAGCGAGCCAGGCAACACTCTGCCCGCGGCCGTTCTCTCCGGAGCCCCTACTGATCTCCAGGCCCGCAATGTCCG CATCTACCGCCCTACCAAGGCCGCCACACAGTCTGGTACCtggcaccagcaccactgGCGCATGGATTGGGACATCTTGCAGCGGGGCCACCGTTGGGAGAACTCGCTCATGGGCTGGCAGTCGTCTGCCGATGGCATGCAGGGCACCAACTTGAAGTTCAAGACGAAGGAAGACGCAATCGCTTTTGCCCAGAAGCAGGGCTACGAATACTTTGTCCAGGAACCGAACGAGCGCCGCTTCGTGCCCAAGTCCTATGCCAACAACTTCGTTCACGAGCCGAAGAAGATCAGACACATCAAGACCAAATGA
- a CDS encoding ATP synthase subunit f, which produces MCAEHPQGSVYSSFLLHLLSLVHLRRESTLDKMSYIARRGLSTLIPPKVASPNAIGAAQDAARMQRVVTFYAGLPRGPAAAVKPTGLIGRYQARYFNGKNASGVPLVHAIGGILILGYSLEYYFHLRHHKNHPH; this is translated from the exons ATGTGTG CCGAACACCCGCAGGGCTCGGTTTATTCCTCCTTCCTCCTCCATCTGCTTTCTTTGGTTCACTTGCGTCGCGAATCAAC CCTAGACAAGATGAGCTACATTGCCCGCAGAGGTCTCTCGACCTTGATCCCCCCCAAG GTTGCCTCCCCTAAT GCCATCGGTGCCGCTCAGGATGCTGCCCGCATGCAGCGTGTTGTGACCTTTTACGCTGGTCTTCCCCGTGGCCCTGCCGCTGCTGTCAAGCCTACCGGCCTCATCGGTCGTTACCAGGCCCGCTACTTCAACGGCAAGAACGCCTCGGGTGTTC CTCTTGTCCACGCTATTGGCGGCATCCTGATTCTGGGATACAGCTTGGAGTACTACTTCCACTTGC GCCACCACAAGAACCACCCCCACTAA
- a CDS encoding ATPase, F0 complex, subunit F, mitochondria, with translation MAEQSNRDVVDQTLSGGEPSPSDVPASTNDNLSAGGDAGKTEHIAMTAATSNKSNLNDPQNHEKTNTLVSRGEKAAGDKDAGRSTTDTFKQASGVVATRALELNGLASASDGGEDATSQGGSESDASRSDGRNQTQIGIVKKPAGFKPVSFAKFSVNKVPGAPAPPKVLEKAPTSTTPLGTPQPSSRPRLVAKTTLGMRDSFSKAGAGGGKPGGSGPDPNQVWNKNRPVVPAPPKHLTDEELKQQYGIHMTSRIQEDGAISSEAKWADIDDDEDDWAPETIEWTDGTKVNLTQPHIEPPPAPSHQEPKEKELPPVEPSIMKEPVKIAPKPAVSMGSRAMVLKVGANAERQARTAGASSNGTNDKVPSSSTSPAPPSKSPWAPLPPVERVSPVNASAQPHQQRTPVRYPQRDDSHHAPVAPPKEIAADDFNRAWKDQSDLPQLFNPRSSQYEPVAETKRGSWRHDQHSRAPAVLQRPNDHPSGPAEPSAAFQTHRSSHQDGMGWGGRRRTSSNVSGGSGGFGRRMSVGRFDAPPRYNDARRGSQVNGLGDSAIVGHEQHHGKDEHPPSGPNGTARPAVDIGMSHVEAKAAVPQVPQEPQEDPVALQARIMKEKRLEARQRRIEQEEKEEAAKKERIRQRLAAMGPAPEKKAPETRNPSSLQPHPHSHPLHPPPTPSQLPIQPIHSISSPPKPPVPEPNREPKQYGMMKVHHPDSVKKLVGVHDRTSESKHLNRRVSSPHQETHRDSAPASASHLKTEPHSPVQTKASDPKLDEHGTQWQGNLTSASPWSHPNIAVPSTSAKNLWKPFGSDRTPTLGNGIFDQPLGTFASRENPLGQLGLDSANMPTPPKYSAPKEPSDSLPSPEARHPSFEALNPIGRPGPIGPPSTRNARAISDWNNFHENALEKESQNAKEFLKRLNDRQKGAPAPPPAPVVFTETWKKTRATEDGRRVVTRVTERVINNDEDIAKAKAAATQQSNPLTSLDTPMDVLSVSDIGVRPAGNVSTRSSRFFPPASEQSKRQVAEKERSSPSPPPPEEVSHPVYYGVEERPHVNIPAPKPPKPVVKLPPKAISAPVRPPTFASMVAAPPRNVVPPSTALSWQDKINGLFGKTTPTQKKSVLAVTSATKEPLPVHATAVSVSIPQIKIGSQAGDGDVAVRQVNEQDEMFEDREPGSLPAVRVPNMAPQNSWSATRPSERSRGKNFKPVQAQSIQPFLVGHNDRDNYGNTRASVFLPGGSEPRTVLIQRKGGPPRGRNTNNNVRSRKGTNNKPSEAYGGGNKKPTSHAVLRPQNRQRTSWSPEPSTSR, from the exons ATGGCAGAGCAGAGCAACCGCGATGTGGTAGATCAGACCCTGTCGGGCGGCGAGCCTTCGCCTTCCGACGTTCCTGCGAGCACCAACGACAATCTATCTGCTGGAGGGGACGCAGGGAAGACCGAACATATCGCAATGACCGCCGCTACATCGAACAAATCAAACTTGAATGACCCGCAAAACCATGAGAAGACGAATACTCTTGTATCACGGGGAGAAAAGGCCGCCGGTGACAAAGACGCAGGGCGCTCGACGACA GATACTTTTAAGCAGGCCTCTGGAGTTGTTGCGACTCGAGCTCTTGAACTTAATGGACTGGCCTCGGCATCGGACGGCGGAGAAGATGCAACATCACAAGGTGGTTCGGAATCGGATGCGAGCCGATCAGATGGCAGGAACCAAACTCAGATTGGCATAGTCAAAAAACCAGCAGGATTCAAGCCGGTTTCATTTGCTAAGTTTTCAGTGAACAAGGTTCCGGGAGCTCCAGCACCACCTAAGGTGCTCGAGAAAG CGCCGACCTCTACAACACCACTTGGTACCCCACAGCCAAGCTCCCGACCGCGCTTGGTTGCAAAGACTACACTCGGCATGCGTGATTCGTTTTCGAAGGCTGGAGCAGGCGGAGGCAAGCCCGGTGGATCAGGGCCTGATCCAAATCAAGTGTGGAATAAGAACAGAC CTGTTGTGCCCGCTCCTCCGAAACACTTGACTGATGAAGAACTGAAACAACAATATGGAATTCACATGACTTCTCGTATCCAAGAAGATGGGGCTATCAGCTCCGAAGCAAAGTGGGCGGATAttgatgacgatgaggatgattGGGCCCCTGAGACGATCGAGTGGACAGATGGAACTAAGGTCAATCTTACTCAACCTCACATTGAACCGCCACCGGCTCCTAGTCATCAGGAGCCCAAAGAGAAAGAGCTACCGCCTGTAGAGCCAAGCATCATGAAGGAGCCTGTCAAGATTGCGCCGAAGCCAGCTGTATCAATGGGATCCCGTGCTATGGTACTCAAAGTTGGAGCGAACGCTGAACGGCAAGCTAGAACTGCGGGTGCTTCTTCTAACGGTACAAATGACAAAGTTCCATCTAGCTCCACAAGCCCAGCACCGCCATCCAAGTCTCCTTGGGCCCCTCTGCCTCCTGTCGAAAGAGTATCTCCAGTCAACGCCTCGGCTCAGCCACACCAACAGCGCACGCCCGTGAGATACCCCCAGAGAGACGACAGCCACCATGCACCAGTGGCACCACCCAAGGAGATTGCAGCGGATGATTTTAACCGTGCATGGAAAGATCAGTCAGATTTGCCTCAGCTTTTCAATCCTCGATCTTCTCAGTACGAGCCCGTGGCGGAAACCAAGAGAGGATCTTGGCGTCATGACCAACACTCCCGTGCTCCTGCAGTCTTGCAGAGGCCTAATGATCATCCAAGTGGACCTGCAGAGCCATCTGCTGCATTCCAGACGCACAGGTCTAGCCATCAGGATGGTATGGGCTGGGGCGGCCGTCGTCGCACATCATCAAATGTGAGTGGAGGAAGCGGAGGATTCGGCCGTAGAATGTCTGTTGGCCGATTTGATGCTCCTCCAAGATACAACGATGCTCGAAGAGGTTCTCAAGTGAACGGTCTGGGTGATTCAGCAATAGTGGGTCACGAGCAGCACCATGGCAAAGATGAACATCCTCCGTCTGGTCCAAATGGCACAGCACGTCCAGCTGTTGATATAGGTATGTCTCATGTGGAAGCAAAGGCAGCGGTTCCTCAAGTTCCGCAAGAACCTCAGGAGGACCCTGTTGCTCTACAAGCGCGTATTATGAAGGAGAAACGTCTAGAGGCGAGGCAACGAAGAATTGAACAAGAGGAGAAAGAGGAAGCGGCTAAAAAGGAGAGGATTAGACAACGTCTCGCGGCCATGGGTCCTGCGCCAGAGAAGAAAGCTCCCGAAACTCGCAATCCCTCCTCTCTTCAACCTCATCCTCACTCCCACCCTCTTCATCCTCCCCCAACACCCTCTCAACTTCCTATTCAACCCATCCACTCTATTTCTTCACCACCCAAACCTCCTGTTCCAGAACCCAACCGGGAACCAAAACAGTATGGTATGATGAAAGTGCATCATCCCGACTCTGTGAAGAAACTCGTTGGTGTGCATGACCGGACATCTGAGAGCAAACATCTCAATCGACGTGTCTCATCACCCCACCAAGAAACCCACCGTGACTCTGCACCTGCCTCTGCCTCACATCTCAAAACTGAACCTCACTCACCAGTCCAGACCAAGGCATCTGATCCAAAGCTCGACGAGCATGGTACTCAGTGGCAAGGCAATTTAACATCTGCTTCGCCGTGGTCCCATCCTAACATTGCTGTGCCATCTACATCGGCCAAAAACCTGTGGAAACCATTTGGTAGTGACCGCACTCCAACTCTCGGTAACGGCATTTTTGACCAACCTCTGGGGACTTTTGCATCACGTGAAAATCCTCTAGGCCAACTGGGCTTGGATTCGGCAAATATGCCTACCCCTCCCAAGTACTCTGCTCCTAAGGAGCCATCCGATTCTTTGCCGTCACCGGAGGCACGTCACCCCTCATTTGAAGCCCTCAATCCAATTGGACGCCCCGGCCCAATCGGCCCGCCGAGCACACGGAACGCTCGTGCTATTAGCGACTGGAATAACTTCCACGAGAACGCCTTGGAGAAGGAATCTCAGAACGCCAAGGAGTTCCTAAAGCGACTTAATGACAGACAGAAGGGAGCCCCAGCCCCACCACCTGCGCCTGTGGTTTTCACTGAGACTTGGAAGAAGACCCGTGCCACTGAAGACGGCAGACGAGTCGTCACCCGGGTCACCGAAAGGGTTATCAACAACGATGAAGATAtcgccaaggccaaggcggCCGCAACCCAGCAATCCAACCCCCTTACCAGTCTTGATACTCCTATGGATGTTCTCAGCGTGTCTGATATTGGTGTTCGTCCAGCCGGCAATGTTTCTACCCGGAGCTCCCGATTCTTCCCCCCGGCATCTGAACAGTCGAAGCGCCAGGTCGCCGAGAAGGAGCGCAGCAGTCCTTCGCCTCCTCCTCCCGAGGAAGTTAGCCACCCTGTCTATTACGGAGTAGAGGAGCGGCCGCACGTTAATATTCCGGCTCCTAAGCCTCCCAAGCCAGTTGTTAAGCTTCCCCCCAAGGCCATAAGTGCCCCGGTGCGTCCGCCAACATTTGCTTCAATGGTAGCTGCGCCACCGCGTAACGTGGTGCCTCCTTCCACTGCACTGTCTTGGCAGGACAAGATCAACGGCCTATTTGGTAAGACCACTCCTACGCAGAAGAAGAGTGTCTTAGCTGTGACATCAGCTACCAAGGAGCCTCTTCCTGTTCATGCTACTGCCGTATCTGTTTCAATCCCGCAGATTAAGATTGGTTCGCAGGCTGGCGATGGTGATGTCGCCGTTCGACAAGTCAATGAACAGGATGAGATGTTTGAAGACCGCGAACCTGGCTCTCTGCCTGCTGTTCGTGTGCCGAATATGGCGCCCCAGAATTCGTGGAGCGCAACTCGTCCATCAGAACGATCCCGTGGGAAGAATTTCAAGCCTGTACAAGCGCAGAGCATTCAGCCGTTCCTGGTTGGGCACAATGATCGGGACAATTATGGGAACACCCGCGCTTCGGTTTTTCTTCCAGGGGGATCTGAACCCAGGACCGTTCTCATCCAACGCAAGGGTGGTCCGCCTCGAGGCCGCAATACCAATAACAATGTTAGATCCCGCAAGGGAACCAACAACAAGCCTAGTGAAGCTTATGGTGGTGGCAACAAGAAACCTACCTCCCACGCCGTCCTACGACCGCAAAACCGTCAGCGGACCAGTTGGAGCCCAGAACCCTCCACTTCTCGTTAA
- a CDS encoding Histone acetyltransferase esa1: MGVRDSHGETTGTPDPVDKGFATLNTIRIGVKAMVQKDGELRKAEILSIRQRKDGPSFYVHYVDFNKRLDEWVAAARIDLSQEVEWPQPDKADKKKTAAASKAAPSKNVSANKRARAESRDLSQTPDILGGKNVNVGKISRLSKAGGKENLGADTPGGDTSMFPSEAVSTVGTPRATESEDFEMADAAAESKSVKEDQVQTVTGEVITRGEEIERLRTGGSMTQNPTEIHRVRNLTRLQMGKYDVEPWYFSPYPDSFSDVDLVYIDEFCLSYFDNKRAFERHRAKCTLTHPPGNEIYRDDYISFFEVDGRRQRTWCRNLCLLTKLFLDHKTLYYDVDPFLFYCMTTRDETGCHFVGYFSKEKDSAEGYNLACIMTLPQYQRRGFGRLLISFSYELSKREGKLGSPEKPLSDLGLLGYRQYWRETLVELLIEPNREAISENELAVLTSMTEKDVHETLVVFNMLRYHKGNWVIVLTDHVVEEHEKRLKKEEIKGARKIDPARLQWKPPVFAASSRTWNW; the protein is encoded by the exons ATGGGCGTCCGAGATTCCCACGGGGAGACGACGGGGACGCCCGACCCCGTTGACAAGGGGTTCGCCACACTCAACACCATCAG AATTGGTGTGAAGGCTATGGTGCAGAAG GATGGAGAACTGCGAAAAGCTGAGATTCTGTCCATTAGACAGCGGAAGGATGGCCCTTCCTTTTA CGTACACTATGTTGATTTCAACAAGCGTCTTGATG AATGGGTTGCGGCTGCTCGCATCGATCTCTCCCAAGAAGTTGAGTGGCCCCAGCCAGACAAAGCTGATAAGAAGAAGACCGCTGCTGCCAGCAAAGCGGCACCCAGCAAGAATGTGAGTGCGAATAAGCGTGCCCGGGCTGAGAGCCGCGATTTGTCACAAACCCCCGATATCCTGGGTGGCAAGAACGTGAATGTCGGCAAGATATCACGGCTCTCGAAGGCTGGAGGGAAAGAAAATCTCGGTGCCGATACGCCTGGAGGAGACACGTCGATGTTCCCATCCGAGGCTGTGTCAACAGTCGGCACGCCGAGGGCCACCGAGTCAGAGGACTTCGAGATGGCAGATGCTGCAGCGGAAAGCAAATCAGTAAAAGAAGACCAAGTCCAAACAGTAACAGGTGAGGTGATTACGCGCGGAGAGGAAATCGAGCGACTCCGCACAGGTGGTAGTATGACACAGAACCCGACAGAGATCCATCGCGTGCGAAACTTGACCCGTCTCCAGATGGGCAAGTACGACGTCGAGCCGTGGTACTTCTCACCGTACCCGGATTCCTTCTCGGACGTCGACCTTGTGTACATTGACGAGTTTTGTCTCAGTTACTTCGACAACAAGCGTGCTTTCGAGCGCCATCGCGCAAAATGCACATTGACCCACCCACCCGGTAATGAGATCTACCGCGACGACTATATCTCCTTCTTTGAAGTCGATGGTCGTCGCCAGCGCACCTGGTGCCGGAACTTGTGTCTCCTGACTAAGCTCTTCCTCGATCACAAGACGCTTTACTACGACGTCGACCCGTTCCTGTTCTACTGCATGACAACGCGCGACGAGACCGGCTGCCATTTCGTCGGCTACTTCTCCAAGGAGAAGGACTCTGCTGAAGGGTACAACCTGGCGTGTATCATGACTTTGCCGCAATATCAGCGCCGCGGCTTCGGTCGTCTGCTTATCTCGTTCAGCTACGAGCTCAGCAAGCGCGAAGGCAAGCTCGGCTCTCCTGAGAAGCCACTTAGCGATCTGGGTCTGCTTGGTTATCGACAGTACTGGCGCGAGACGCTGGTGGAGTTACTGATTGAGCCAAACCGAGAAGCCATAAGCGAGAATGAGCTCGCGGTGCTCACCTCCATGACTGAGAAGGATGTTCACGAGACTCTGGTTGTATTCAACATGCTCCGATACCAC AAGGGTAATTGGGTTATAGTACTCACGGACCACGTCGTGGAGGAGCACGAGAAGCGTCtcaagaaggaggagatcAAGGGCGCGCGCAAAATCGATCCGGCCCGTCTCCAGTGGAAACCTCCTGTCTTTGCCGCTTCCAGCCGGACCTGGAATTGGTGA
- a CDS encoding mRNA-capping enzyme subunit alpha: MGHAVPDLDAIGIKADHDLADQFRREVAKLLGRNNLNFPGAQPVSFSSRHLSELQREDYFVCEKTDGIRCLMYFARGDPDSDMPEIHYLIDRKNDYRYVPGLHFPLPNDESFQGYHVDTLVDGELVNDTYEDGTTQLKYLVFDCLVLDGQSLMHRTLDKRLAYFKEKVLRPYNAMYRKFPEEKNHRPFAVEDKSTQFSYGIEMMFREIIPKVKRIHGNDGLIFTCRSTPYRIGTDEHILKWKPPQENTVDFRMRLEFPTLEPDTEDEAEGITQPYVDYDAIPTCHLFVMLNAGEYRLFGEMFLEPKEWEDLKALRIPLDDIIVECAKDMEGRWRFYRIREDKNDANHISTVEKVLESIEDRVTEDDLIRLAPLIKTAWKQRQHNMAAGDEEKKRRAQAMPPSANANGVKRKFEGS; encoded by the coding sequence ATGGGCCACGCCGTCCCCGATCTAGACGCGATAGGCATTAAAGCCGACCATGACCTAGCTGATCAGTTTCGCCGCGAAGTCGCCAAACTCCTCGGGCGCAACAACCTCAACTTTCCTGGAGCACAGCCGGTCAGCTTCTCGTCGCGACACCTCAGCGAGCTGCAGCGGGAGGACTACTTTGTCTGCGAAAAGACCGATGGCATCCGCTGCCTGATGTACTTTGCGCGCGGAGATCCTGACTCCGATATGCCAGAGATTCACTACCTGATCGATCGCAAGAATGACTACCGCTACGTACCTGGCCTACACTTCCCCCTGCCAAACGATGAAAGTTTCCAGGGATACCACGTCGATACCCTGGTTGACGGCGAGCTTGTCAACGACACCTACGAGGATGGAACCACCCAGCTGAAATATCTGGTCTTCGACTGTCTGGTACTGGATGGACAAAGCTTGATGCACCGTACCCTGGACAAGCGGCTGGCGTACTTCAAGGAAAAGGTGCTCAGGCCATACAATGCCATGTACCGCAAATTCccggaagagaagaatcacCGCCCCTTTGCAGTCGAGGATAAATCCACGCAATTCAGTTACGGAATTGAGATGATGTTCCGCGAGATTATCCCTAAGGTCAAGCGCATTCACGGTAACGACGGCCTCATCTTTACTTGCcgcagtactccgtaccgcATCGGCACCGACGAGCACATCCTCAAATGGAAGCCACCTCAAGAGAACACCGTTGATTTCCGCATGCGCCTCGAGTTTCCGACACTTGAGCCAGATACTGAGGATGAGGCCGAGGGCATCACCCAGCCCTACGTGGATTACGACGCTATCCCGACCTGCCACCTGTTCGTTATGCTCAATGCTGGCGAGTACCGTCTTTTTGGAGAGATGTTCCTTGAGCCAAAGGAATGGGAAGATCTCAAAGCTCTGCGCATTCCTCTTGATGATATTATCGTTGAGTGCGCTAAAGATATGGAAGGACGCTGGCGCTTCTATCGTATTCGTGAGGACAAGAACGATGCAAACCATATTTCCACCGTTGAAAAGGTTCTTGAAAGTATTGAAGACCGCGTCACCGAAGACGATCTCATCCGCCTTGCTCCCCTCATCAAAACCGCCTGGAAGCAGCGCCAGCACAACATGGCTGCTGGAGACGAGGAGAAAAAACGGAGAGCCCAGGCTATGCCACCGTCTGCGAATGCGAATGGTGTCAAGCGGAAGTTTGAAGGATCATGA
- a CDS encoding Putative 3-oxoacyl-acyl-carrier-protein synthase — protein sequence MANNGDPGQGRGSLVDASGYTFTDKDTKLGKIKVKKTSKASTKKKADEAKDGPIDTSPTASPLPTLDSKVVAVFPTGKPREDDLLETVICKHCKRPTLKQTAADHVRGCLKAKQEKARKKKEARDAANRLKAGDDRDDDGPDKADGESHNMGHKSAKKSATKGIEDGNKKGKKRKADEDDGRESKKKKKKDEPKQKTAKPKGPVDVEKQCGVTLPNGAQCARSLTCKSHSMGAKRSVPGRTLPYDMLLQQYQKKNQARQQKAAIDANAPLQEDIENTGPIDSDEERDAVMAAIARSAPQPLVRHPIITTKSKYRYVRIKEQMSHAMGVRNGGGLFSNDDSQPLFGGILFSTVAADLDSSSVDANGEPDVSAGGMDVGKRSAVPGNRKTPVTGAS from the exons ATGGCGAACAATGGTGACCCCGGTCAAG GACGGGGAAGTCTGGTTGATGCGTCCGGGTACACCTTTACGGACAAGGATACCAAACTCGGCAAGATCAAGGTGAAGAAGACTTCCAAGGCGTcgaccaagaagaaggcagATG AGGCCAAAGATGGCCCAATCGATACTTCCCCTACTGCCTCTCCCCTCCCAACCCTCGACAGCAAAGTCGTCGCTGTGTTCCCAACCGGCAAGCCACGTGAAGATGACCTCCTTGAAACCGTAATCTGCAAGCATTGCAAGCGGCCCACTCTCAAGCAAACCGCAGCGGATCATGTCCGCGGATGCTTGAAGGCCAAGCAGGAGAAGGCGCGTAAGAAGAAGGAAGCTCGCGACGCGGCCAATCGCCTGAAGGCCGGCGACGATAGAGACGATGACGGCCCCGACAAGGCCGACGGAGAATCCCACAACATGGGCCACAAGAGCGCCAAGAAGAGCGCCACTAAGGGTATCGAGGACGGCaacaagaagggcaagaagcgcaaggccgATGAGGACGACGGCAGAGagtcaaagaagaagaagaagaaggatgaGCCTAAGCAAAAGACAGCCAAGCCAAAGGGCCCTGTCGATGTCGAAAAACAGTGTGGTGTTACTCTTCCCAATGGCGCGCAGTGCGCTCGTTCCTTGACCTGCAAAAGCCATTCAATGGGGGCCAAACGCTCGGTTCCTGGCCGGACACTGCCTTATGATATGCTTCTCCAGCAAtatcagaagaagaaccagGCTCGCCAGCAGA AGGCTGCGATCGATGCCAATGCTCCTCTACAGGAAGATATCGAGAACACCGGTCCTATTGACTCAGACGAAGAAAGAGATGCTGTCATGGCTGCCATTGCCCGTTCTGCGCCCCAGCCCCTTGTTCGCCACcccatcattaccaccaagTCGAAGTACCGATACGTCCGTATCAAGGAGCAAATGTCGCATGCCATGGGAGTTCGGAACGGCGGTGGACTTTTTTCCAACGACGACAGCCAACCCCTTTTCGGTGGCATTCTTTTCTCGACTGTGGCAGCCGATTTGGACTCATCATCTGTTGACGCCAATGGGGAGCCTGATGTCTCCGCTGGTGGAATGGATGTAGGCAAGAGGTCCGCTGTTCCAGGTAACCGCAAAACTCCGGTCACTGGAGCCTCTTGA
- a CDS encoding Beta-ketoacyl synthase, with translation MRRVVVTGLGAVTPLGVGFRRTWKRLLDGHCGVVNVKDRDERYAEQPCQVAAVVPQGSRENGGWTASEWLSRTEERKMAKFAQYAMAATEEALQDANWKPEPFEQREATGVCLGSGIGNFDEIYSTVIAYDKGGYKKVNPLFVPKLLINLGAGHISMKYGFMGPSHSATTACTTGAHSIGDAARFIACGDADVMIAGGAESCIHPLAIGGFGRARSLATGFNDTPEKASRPFDADRAGFVVGEGAAVLILEELGHALARGARIYAELKGYGCSSDAHHMTSPKENGEGAFMAMKKALKQAQLRPAAVDYVNAHATSTIVGDAAENAAIKALLLGPDGKHKAADVNVSSTKGALGHLLGGAGAIEALISVLAIHENIMPPTINLDRLADGFNCNYAPKDPQSRQIDVALTNSFGFGGTNSSLCFANHS, from the exons ATGCGGCGAGTTGTTGTAACTGGTCTTGGGGCGGTGACACCACTAGGTGTAG GGTTTCGACGTACATGGAAACGCTTGCTAGATGGCCATTGCGGCGTTGTTAATGTGAAAGATCGCGATGAGCGCTATGCCGAGCAGCCCTGTCAGGTTGCCGCTGTTGTGCCACAGGGCAGTCGCGAGAACGGGGGGTGGACTGCCTCTGAATGGTTGAGTCGGACT GAGGAGCGGAAGATGGCCAAGTTTGCGCAGTATGCCATGGCGGCGACAGAAGAGGCGCTTCAGGATGCAAACTGGAAGCCGGAGCCTTTTGAGCAGAGGGAGGCGACG GGAGTTTGCCTCGGATCAGGAATTGGGAACTTTGATGAAATCTACAGCACGGTCATAGCCTACGACAAGGGA GGCTACAAGAAGGTCAATCCACTGTTCGTGCCAAAGCTGCTGATCAACCTTGGCGCTGGCCATATTTCCATGAAGTACGGGTTCATGGGCCCGAGCCATTCTGCAACGACGGCTTGCACGACTGGTGCTCATTCCATTGGCGATGCAGCTCGGTTCATTGCCTGCGGTGATGCTGATGTGATGATCGCCGGTGGCGCCGAGTCCTGTATTCATCCATTGGCCATTGGCGGTTTTGGGCGTGCAAGAAGTCTGGCGACGGGATTCAACGACACCCCAGAGAAGGCATCACGGCCTTTCGATGCCGACCGTGCGGGATTTGTGGTTGGCGAAGGTGCAGCTGTATTGATTCTCGAG GAGCTAGGACATGCCCTCGCAAGAGGGGCGCGGATCTATGCAGAACTCAAAGGATATGGCTGCTCCAGCGACGCACACCATATGACCTCACCTAAAGAAAATGGCGAAGGGGCTTTTATGGCTATGAAAAAGGCGCTGAAGCAAGCCCAGTTACGCCCTGCTGCGGTTGACTATGTCAATGCACATGCAACTTCAACCATTGTCGGCGACGCTGCTGAGAACGCTGCTATCAAGGCGCTTCTGCTGGGCCCTGATGGCAAACACAAGGCTGCTGATGTGAACGTAAGCAGCACAAAGGGTGCCCTCGGTCATCTGCTTGGCGGTGCTGGTGCTATAGAAGCTTTGATCAGTGTGCTTGCAATCCATGAG AACATTATGCCCCCTACTATCAATCTAGACCGCCTGGCTGATGGGTTCAATTGCAACTATGCGCCGAAAGATCCCCAGTCACGACAGATTGATGTTGCCTTGACAAATAGCTTTGGCTTTGGTGGTACGAACAGCAGCCTTTGCTTTGCGAATCATTCATGA